Below is a genomic region from Octopus bimaculoides isolate UCB-OBI-ISO-001 chromosome 29, ASM119413v2, whole genome shotgun sequence.
CCTGCCCGACTCTCCCAACAATTCCCTGCCCGACTCTCCCAACAATTCNNNNNNNNNNNNNNNNNNNNNNNNNNNNNNNNNNNNNNNNNNNNNNNNNNNNNNNNNNNNNNNNNNNNNNNNNNNNNNNNNNNNNNNNNNNNNNNNNNNNNNNNNNNNNNNNNNNNNNNNNNNNNNNNNNNNNNNNNNNNNNNNNNNNNNNNNNNNNNNNNNNNNNNNNNNNNNNNNNNNNNNNNNNNNNNNNNNNNNNNNNNNNNNNNNNNNNNNNNNNNNNNNNNNNNNNNNNNNNNNNNNNNNNNNNNNNNNNNNNNNNNNNNNNNNNNNNNNNNNNNNNNNNNNNNNNNNNNNNNNNNNNNNNNNNNNNNNNNNNNNNNNNNNNNNNNNNNNNNNNNNNNNNNNNNNNNNNNNNNNNNNNNNNNNNNNNNNNNNNNNNNNNNNNNNNNNNNNNNNNNNNNNNNNNNNNNNNNNNNNNNNNNNNNNNNNNNNNNNNNNNNNNNNNNNNNNNNNNNNNNNNNNNNNNNNNNNNNNNNNNNNNNNNNNNNNNNNNNNNNNNNNNNNNNNNNNNNNNNNNNNNNNNNNNNNNNNNNNNNNNNNNNNNNNNNNNNNNNNNNNNNNNNNNNNNNNNNNNNNNNNNNNNNNNNNNNNNNNNNNNNNNNNNNNNNNNNNNNNNNNNNNNNNNNNNNNNNNNNNNNNNNNNNNNNNNNNNNNNNNNNNNNNNNNCTCTCCCAACAATTCCCTGCCCGACTCTCCCAACAATTCCCTGCCCGACTCTCCCAACAATTCTCTACTTGACTCTCCCAACAATTCTCTGCCCGACTCCCAACAATTCTCTGCTTGACTCTCCCAACAATTCTTTGCCTGACTCTCTCAACACGATTCTTTGCCTGACTCTCTCAACACGATTCCTTGCCTGACTCTCCCAACAACAGTGGACaaaaatgacagacagacaaatggatggaCACCAAATTAGTGTTCAGTTGTTGAATGAAACGATTCCATTTCCCATTTTTAGTTAATTTACCTTTTTTCCATTCACAGACTCCGCTTCCTACtgtgttattgttaatgttgacCCGAGGAGAGGAGTCCTCGATTCCGAGTTCATGTTCACAGCAAATGTCAGTTCAGACACCAACAGCGACCTTCTGCCCGATGATGTGTGCTGCAGCTACACATTCCAGGACAACCGGACGGAGGAGATCATATCGCTGTTTGGTTCCACCTCGGTAAACATTGTGAAAGAATATCCGCCGTCCAAAGAACATCCTGCCGGCACGTACTCCATGAATGTCACAGCGTATCTGTACAAGAAAAATGACACAAAATCCATCTTCCCTGTTGCTACGAATGTCACCCATTTCCACCTGACAGGTAGGTTTGAACTGGTCACACCGATTCAAAATTTCTGCATCTTATGGGAGGGTGGTGGGTTAGCAAATATACAATggaatgctgaaaaattcctggcttcacgagtattgtgaaaggcctgattggagacCCAACCATTCAaatttttacagggcttagaataGCTAAAGGACCACTGTGGGAAGTGTGGATCTGTGAGGGGGGGGCggtatgttgaatgaaatcattgatcctcttgtattttcttttacccaaagccaggaacttttcacgaccgcttcatatttgtatatatgaggaggtactgtggaggtgcaatggcccagtggttagggcagcNNNNNNNNNNNNNNNNNNNNNNNNNNNNNNNNNNNNNNNNNNNNNNNNNNNNNNNNNNNNNNNNNNNNNNNNNNNNNNNNNNNNNNNNNNNNNNNNNNNNNNNNNNNNNNNNNNNNNNNNNNNNNNNNNNNNNNNNNNNNNNNNNNNNNNNNNNNNNNNNNNNNNNNNNNNNNNNNNNNNNNNNNNNNNNNNNNNNNNNNNNNNNNNNNNNNNNNNNNNNNNNNNNNNNNNNNNNNNNNNNNNNNNNNNNNNNNNNNNNNNNNNNNNNNNNNNNNNNgattcccagaccgagcgttgtaagtgtttattgagcgaaaacacctaaagctccacgaggctctggtagaggatggtggtggcgaactctgctgtactcttccaccacaactttctctcactctttcttcctgtttctgttgtgcatgtaattcaaaaggccagccttgtcacactgtgtcacgctgaatatccccgagaactacgttacgggtacacgtgtctgtggagtgctcagccacttgcacgttaatttcacgagcaggctgttccattaatccGATCAACCGGAACTCACAAcatccagtctgggaattgaaaccgcgatcctacgaccaatCCTACGACCtatgccttaaccactgggccattgcacctccactatatcctttatatatgcagattctatatatgtacatatatggattaATTttctaccattttatttttttgcccAGAGAACTTCAACGGCTACCTTACTGTAAAACAAAACCTGGTCTACCAAACCAACTGGTCTGCATTTGTCGTTCACAAGCCCATCTACATCTACTTCTTCCTGACTGACCATATATTCGGTACCTTCACATACCATTGGCAGATCAATGGGACCATTGGCAAACACACTGATATACCGTTGCTGGTCTTTACAGCCAGCAACATTGGATTGAGTCGTTTCTCCCTCCATGTAAAGGAGGTACACACAGGCAATGAAGGTCATTTCGACAGAGTGGTCCTTTTTCAAGGTTGGTTTTTATGCACGTTTCTTATTTTatgtatgctcatacatacatgctactCAAGTATGCATATTTTTGTGAAAGCGCCCTTGTGCTTGGGCCCTTGTTCTTGGACCCTTGTGTTTGCGCCCCTGTGCTTGCTCCCCTGTGCCCGCGCCCTCGTGCCCGCGCCCTTGTGCCAGCGCCTGCGCCCTTCTGCTTGCTCCCTTCTGCTTGCTCCCTAGTGCCCGCACCCTTCTGCTTGCTCCCTTGTGCCCGTGCCCTAGTGCTCGCGCCCTTCTGCTTGCTCCCTTGTGTCCGTGCCCTAGTGCCCATGCCCTTCTGCTGGCTCCCTTCTGCCAGCGCCCTCGTGCCCGCACCCTTGTGCCAGCACCCGTGCCCTTNNNNNNNNNNNNNNNNNNNNNNNNNNNNNNNNNNNNNNNNNNNNNNNNNNNNNNNNNNNNNNNNNNNNNNNNNNNNNNNNNNNNNNNNNNNNNNNNNNNNNNNNNNNNNNNNNNNNNNNNNNNNNNNNNNNNNNNNNNNNNNNNNNNNNNNNNNNNNNNNNNNNNNNNNNNNNNNNNNNNNNNNNNNNNNNNNNNNNNNNNNNNNNNNNNNNNNNNNNNNNNNNNNNNNNNNNNNNNNNNNNNNNNNNNNNNNNNNNNNNNNNNNNNNNNNNNNNNNNNNNNNNNNNNNNNNNNNNNNNNNNNNNNNNNNNNTTGCTCCCTTCTGTTTGCTCCCTTCTGTTTGCTCCCTTCTGTTTGCTCCCTTCTGTTTGCTCCCTTCTGTTTGCTCCCTTCTGTTTGCTCCCTTCTGTTTGCTCCCTTCTGCTTGCTCCCTTGTGCCTGCGCCCTTGTGCCCGCGCCCTTGCTTGTGCTCTTGCTCGTGTGCTCTCTTACTCATGTTCTCGCTTGCtctttcacattcacacactttgaggtcaaattctgctgaggtcaactttgcctctcattctttcagagtcgataaaaataagaaccagttgtgcactggggttgatgtaatcggctgtacccctcccaccaaattttaaGCCTTGGGCCAATAgcagaaaaggttattattattattattactagcaaatctacccatctgtGACGAAGGCATAAAATGAGGAAAATCCTAActgcagtatgtattgagaagtgtataaatggacttgatagattactgggcgatgtcttagagaaatcacatcattgttggtgatacagcattctgacatgtgatgacgatttACCCCCAAACTGAAACAGTCTCCCAACCACTGTTACAAATGGTTATGTGGACCATTCCTAATGGAGGCCAGAGCTTCcttcgaccactacataaaaagtattaaaaaatgttatttagataaacttttgttttacttgtttacagtattttatgcatgtttatactcttatacattcaaagttcacaaatttccttatttaaattatatatcctATTCCTTTCaatgtggaggcgtgtggcttagtggttagggtgtcagcaccatcatcgtaagattgtggtttcgattcttggactaaTCCCTCCTGTTGACCCCTCATCCATAAGTTCTCTATACTGTAGTGTCCCCTCATCCATAATCTTATTCTATATTTCCACCACCCCTTCATATGTCCCCTAATCCATAAGTTCTCTATATTGTAGTGTCCCCCCTCATCCATAATCTTATTCTATATTTCCACTACTCCTTCATATGTCCCCTAATCCATAAGTTCTCTATACTGTAGTGTCCCCTCATCCATAATCTTATTCTATATTTCCACCACCCCTTCATATGTCCCCTATTCCATAAGTTCTCTATATTGTAGTGTCCCCCTCATCCATAATCTTATTCTATATTTCCACTACTCCTTCATATCATGTCCCCTAATCCATAAGTTCTCTATACTGTAGTGTCCCCCTCATCCATAGTCTTATTCTATATTTCCACTACTCCTTCATATCATGTCTCCTAATCCATAAGTTCTCTATACTGTAATATCATGTCCCCCTAATCTATAATCTCTATTTTCTCCCCTACAGCTCCTATTGACTCGGCTTCTATATCTGGTGACCAGAGAACCTTTAACGAGGAACCCACTACACTAACACTACACTTTCAAGGAAGGTATGATCTTGTTTCTATAACACCGGGTTGTCTCTTACAGGACAGTACTATGACACAGGGTAAACAGCAAGGTGCAGCCAACCAAAATtgttttcccacgagagttctggACCCCAGAAATGAACTCATTAGCAACCTTCTCCCTttactgttactcttttactctttcacttgtttcagtcatttcactgtggccatactggagcaccgcctttagtcaagcaaatcgaccccaggacttattctttggaagcctagtacttactcgatcggtgacttttgccgaaccactaagttacggggacgtaaacacaccagcatcggttgtcaagcgatgttgggggNNNNNNNNNNNNNNNNNNNNNNNNNNNNNNNNNNNNNNNNNNNNNNNNNNNNNNNNNNNNNNNNNNNNNNNNNNNNNNNNNNNNNNNNNNNNNNNNNNNNNNNNNNNNNNNNNNNNNNNNNNNNNNNNNNNNNNNNNNNNNNNNNNNNNNNNNNNNNNNNNNNNNNNatatatatatatatatatatatatatatatacgatgagcttctttcagtttctgtctaccaaatccactcacaaggctttggtctgcccgaggctataggagaagacacttgcccaaggtgccatgcagaggaagccatggttgaaacaaaaacaagcattattaagagaaaagaagcatggtcattccttacccaagtgactgTATCCCATCACTTAtgtgctcataaattagtttgatagttgagctctgattggctgtatgcaaatgagttcataactggggtccagaactctcgtggagaaaaaaattttacATGTGGCTCACAGCTGTGTCTTCCTTGTGATATCATGTTTCTATGGAGCTGATAATACAGCACACTGCTACACACTGTTGTCTGTTGTTGCCTGTCTGTCGTTGCCTGTTTGTCGTTGCCTGTTTGTCATTGCCTGTCTGTcgttgcctgtctgtctgtcgttgcctgtctgtctgtcgttgCCNNNNNNNNNNNNNNNNNNNNNNNNNNNNNNNNNNNNNNNNNNNNNNNNNNNNNNNNNNNNNNNNNNNNNNNNNNNNNNNNNNNNNNNNNNNNNNNNNNNNNNNNNNNNNNNNNNNNNNNNNNNNNNNNNNNNNNNNNNNNNNNNNNNNNNNNNNNNNNNNNNNNNNNNNNNNNNNNNNNNNNNNNNNNNNNNNNNNNNNNNNNNNNNNNNNNNNNNNNNNNNNNNNNNNNNNNNNNNNNNNNNNNNNNNNNNNNNNNNNNNNNNNNNNNNNNNNNNNNNNNNNNNNNNNNNNNNNNNNNNNNNNNNNNNNNNNNNNNNNNNNNNNNNNNNNNNNNNNNNNNNNNNNNNNNNNNNNNNNNNNNNNNNNNNNNNNNNNNNNNNNNNNNNNNNNNNNNNNNNNNNNNNNNNNNNNNNNNNNNNNNNNNNNNNNNNNNNNNNNNNNNNNNNNNNNNNNNNNNNNNNNNNNNNNNNNNNNNNNNNNNNNNNNNNNNNNNNNNNNNNNNNNNNNNNNNNNNNNNNNNNNNNNNNNNNNNNNNNNNNNNNNNNNNNNNNNNNNNNNNNNNNNNNNNNNNNNNNNNNNNNNNNNNNNNNNNNNNNNNNNNNNNNNNNNNNNNNNNNNNNNNNNNNNNNNNNNNNNNNNNNNNNNNNNNNNNNNNNNNNNNNNNNNNNNNNNNNNNNNNNNNNNNNNNNNNNNNNNNNNNNNNNNNNNNNNNNNNNNNNNNNNNNNNNNNNNNNNNNNNNNNNNNNNNNNNNNNNNNNNNNNNNNNNNNNNNNNNNNNNNNNNNNNNNNNNNNNNNNNNNNNNNNNNNNNNNNNNNNNNNNNNNNNNNNNNNNNNNNNNNNNNNNNNNNNNNNNNNNNNNNNNNNNNNNNNNNNNNNNNNNNNNNNNNNNNNNNNNNNNNNNNNNNNNNNNNNNGTTGCCCTGCCCGTCGTTGCCCTGCCCGTCGTTGCCCTGCCCGTCATTGCCTGATTATTGCTGCTACCCACTCCTCTCGGTCACTCACTTCCATTCTCTGTTTCACAGTGGTCCTGTCCGGTTCTGCTGGACACTGCTTCCCTCAGACAAAGGATCTGTGTGTATTGAAGACATCCTGACAAACGGCTCCCTCTCAGGGTCTTATTCCATCCTTGTGCAACCGAACAGCACTGGGACTTTCTCATTACAAGGCAACGTCAGTAATTACATCAgctggaggaatgtgaaatatTCCTTTGAAGTAATACCAAAAGGTAAGACagttgctgttatttaaccccgAGTCTTGGTCCTCCAGACCTATACACCATCGAGTGTACAGTGGCTATAGTTGTTAGTACTGATCCAGTAGACATATGATCAGAGAtgctccaactgtgaccatcccattatGGATGCTTAATATTATacactacaataaatataatacacatacacacacacacgtgtgtatgcacacatatacacaagtgtgtgtgtgctcatatatatatgtatgtatacatacacaaatgtgtgtgtgtgtgtgtacacatacatgactgtctgtatatgtacaaacatatatacatgaaaattgtgcttgtgtacatgcacacatacatgcaggtgcacatataatgtatgcatatgtattctcacacacacacacacacatatatataaaacaaataatgagtatatgcatatatacgtacaggcatgtgcacacctacgtctacctgtatatataggtgcatatctgggtacaggacattgcaaacaaaacgtagacaagaaaataataataaccagagtacagaacacacaaaggccacatagagaacattttccttcatcagctacccccattcNNNNNNNNNNNNNNNNNNNNNNNNNNNNNNNNNNNNNNNNNNNNNNNNNNNNNNNNNNNNNNNNNNNNNNNNNNNNNNNNNNNNNNNNNNNNNNNNNNNNNNNNNNNNNNNNNNNNNNNNNNNNNNNNNNNNNNNNNNNNNNNNNNNNNNNNNNNNNNNNNNNNNNNNNNNNNNNNNNNNNNNNNNNNNNNNNNNNNNNNNNNNNNNNNNNNNNNNNNNNNNNNNNNNNNNNNNNNNNNNNNNNNNNNNNNNNNNNNNNNNNNNNNNNNNNNNNNNNNNNNNNNNNNNNNNNNNNNNNNNNNNNNNNNNNNNNNNNNNNNNNNNNNNNNNNNNNNNNNNNNNNNNNNNNNNNNNNNNNNNNNNNNNNNNNNNNNNNNNNNNNNNNNNNNNNNNNNNNNNNNNNNNNNNNNNNNNNNNNNNNNNNNNNNNNNNNNNNNNNNNNNNNNNNNNNNNNNNNNNNNNNNNNNNNNNNNNNNNNNNNNNNNNNNNNNNNNNNNNNNNNNNNNNNNNNNNNNNNNNNNNNNNNNNNNNNNNNNNNNNNNNNNNNNNNNNNNNNNNNNNNNNNNNNNNNNNNNNNNNNNNNNNNNNNNNNNNNNNNNNNNNNNNNNNNNNNNNNNNNNNNNNNNNNNNNNNNNNNNNNNNNNNNNNNNNNNNNNNNNNNNNNNNNNNNNNNNNNNNNNNNNNNNNNNNNNNNNNNNNNNNNNNNNNNNNNNNNNNNNNNNNNNNNNNNNNNNNNNNNNNNNNNNNNNNNNNNNNNNNNNNNNNNNNNNNNNNNNNNNNNNNNNNNNNNNNNNNNNNNNNNNNNNNNNNNNNNNNNNNNNNNNNNNNNNNNNNNNNNNNNNNNNNNNNNNNNNNNNNNNNNNNNNNNNNNNNNNNNNNNNNNNNNNNNNNNNNNNNNNNNNNNNNNNNNNNNNNNNNNNNNNNNNNNNNNNNNNNNNNNNNNNNNNNNNNNNNNNNNNNNNNNNNNNNNNNNNNNNNNNNNNNNNNNNNNNNNNNNNNNNNNNNNNNNNNNNNNNNNNNNNNNNNNNNNNNNNNNNNNNNNNNNNNNNNNNNNNNNNNNNNNNNNNNNNNNNNNNNNNNNNNNNNNNNNNNNNNNNNNNNNNNNNNNNNNNNNNNNNNNNNNNNNNNNNNNNNNNNNNNNNNNNNNNNNNNNNNNNNNNNNNNNNNNNNNNNNNNNNNNNNNNNNNNNNNNNNNNNNNNNNNNNNNNNNNNNNNNNNNNNNNNNNNNNNNNNNNNNNNNNNNNNNNNNNNNNNNNttttttttttttttttttttttttttaaccattttttctcattttttttccatttgtccatttttttaaaaaatcttttttatatacattttttttgtaaataatattaataattatgataacgATGTTGATTTCTAATATTAGTAAATAGATGCACATTTCAGAAAAGGATAAatttgatttcatcaaccccaaggtgatgaaagctaaagttagtcttctactataattccATTCGGATCCAggatgttttataggaatattgAATCTACCTCAGTATACCACTGGTATTTTGATCAACAACGAgaaagatgaaagctaaagttagtcttctattataattccattcatatcCTGGgtgttttataggaatattaaatctaccccagtgtatcactggtattatttttttatcaaccacgagaaagatgaaagctaaagttaGCGTTAGTCTTCTTTCGTAAATCCGTTCACATTCCAGGAATTTTATAGGAATTACTAAATCTACCCCTGAAAGCGAATGGAGTGAGGAACAACTTAGTTGTTCAGCCCTTTAAAGTTTGTTAAACCTTTATTCACTAAGATACTACATTAAGCCAACCGGTGATGAaaccaaacataaacacaaataaaatattgtacataGACACTTTAAATATtatccatacacacattatatatatgtatatatatatatatatatgtgtgtgtgtgattttgtttgttttttttttgttttatgtgtatgtatgtatatctatatagagagagagggagagggagggagagggggagagagatggctgtgtggtgagtaacttgcttaccaaccacatggttccgggttcagtcccactgcgtggcgccttgggtagaccaaagccttgtgagtggatttggtggacggaaactaaaagaatggAAGTTGTAACAATAATTTTGggacactgtgtgtatgtgtatgtatatatatatatatatatatatatataggataagacattaaatgataaatatacattatcTCCTGACCTGAGTTTCACATCactttgctgctgctgttcaaTGACCTTAAGATCACTGGTGCGAGTCTCGTGTCACAAGAGATAAAAATTCAATGGCACTAAACAAATATCCTCTACAACCAGTATTGAGCACTACCCTTCACATATGTTTGACACAATTCAAAGTTCATGCGTacctttatataaaataaatacacacatacacttggcATAGTTGTATGGTTCAGATGATTGCTTTGTAAtgacatggtttggggttcagttctattgcatggcaccttggacaaatgtctttaaCCCTGGGCTGTCCATTACCTTATGACTGGATCTTGTACactgaaactatgtggaagcctgtcttatatatatatatatatatatatatatatatatatatataNNNNNNNNNNNNNNNNNNNNNNNNNNNNNNNNNNNNNNNNNNNNNNNNNNNNNNNNNNNNNNNNNNNNNNNNNNNNNNNNNNNNNNNNNNNNNNNNNNNNNNNNNNNNNNNNNNNNNNNNNNNNNNNNNNNNNNNNNNNNNNNNNNNNNNNNNNNNNNNNNNNNNNNNNNNNNNNNNNNNNNNNNNNNNNNNNNNNNNNNNNNNNNNNNNNNNNNNNNNNNNNNNNNNNNNNNNNNNNNNNNNNNNNNNNNNNNNNNNNNNNNNNNNNNNNNNNNNNNNNNNNNNNNNNNNNNNNNNNNNNNNNNNNNNNNNNNNNNNNNNNNNNNNNNNNNNNNNNNNNNNNNNNNNNNNNNNNNNNNNNNNNNNNNNNNNNNNNNNNNNNNNNNNNNNNNNNNNNNNNNNNNNNNNNNNNNNNNNNNNNNNNNNNNNNNNNNNNNNNNNNNNNNNNNNNNNNNNNNNNNNNNNNNNNNNNNNNNNNNNNNNNNNNNNNNNNNNNNNNNNNNNNNNNNNNNNNNNNNNNNNNNNNNNNNNNNNNNNNNNNNNNNNNNNNNNNNNNNNNNNNNNNNNNNNNNNNNNNNNNNNNNNNNNNNNNNNNNNNNNNNNNNNNNNNNNNNNNNNNNNNNNNNNNNNNNNNNNNNNNNNNNNNNNNNNNNNNNNNNNNNNNNNNNNNNNNNNNNNNNNNNNNNNNNNNNNNNNNNNNNNNNNNNNNNNNNNNNNNNNNNNNNNNNNNNNNNNNNNNNNNNNNNNNNNNNNNNNNNNNNNNNNtagatttcattattctctttaacccgggcaaagccgggtatttctgctagtatatatatatacgtgtatatatatatatatatatatgagtggctgtgttgtaagtagcttgcttaccagccacatggttccgggttcagtcccattgcgtggcatcttgggcaagtgtcttctactatagcctcaggccgaccaaagccttgcgagtggatttggtagacggaaactgaaagaagcccgtcgtatatatgtatatatatatatatgtgtgtgtgtgtatctatgtttgtccctctagcattgcttgacaaccgatgctggtgtgtttatgtccctgccacttagcagttcggcaaaaagagaccgatagaataagtatatatatatatatataacaatatagacAGCTATTTGCAATGTGTTaccaaaaagaaaactataattgttactaaatgtgactaagggtgttagaacacctacgttgctagaaataagagctaaaatccTCGAATGCTGTAGTTAAAGCacaattctatacatatatgctgagAAGGGCTGTAATTGCCCCAAAACACTGGTcaagaatagatatatatatatatatatatatatatatagtctgtatataatatgtacatgcacatgaacacattCTCAATCACTCTAAATGTGACACACTTATGGGATTAATCACCTAGTTAATTATCATAACATGCCTCGGGCATTTAGTTAATACTCATAACGAACTTGAAGATTACAAATTAGCTGAGGAACAGACACTTGATAAGGGATGGAGTTTGA
It encodes:
- the LOC106884133 gene encoding uncharacterized protein LOC106884133 — encoded protein: MFTANVSSDTNSDLLPDDVCCSYTFQDNRTEEIISLFGSTSVNIVKEYPPSKEHPAGTYSMNVTAYLYKKNDTKSIFPVATNVTHFHLTENFNGYLTVKQNLVYQTNWSAFVVHKPIYIYFFLTDHIFGTFTYHWQINGTIGKHTDIPLLVFTASNIGLSRFSLHVKEVHTGNEGHFDRVVLFQAPIDSASISGDQRTFNEEPTTLTLHFQGSGPVRFCWTLLPSDKGSVCIEDILTNGSLSGSYSILVQPNSTGTFSLQGNVSNYISWRNVKYSFEVIPKGKTVAVI